The Coleofasciculaceae cyanobacterium genome includes a window with the following:
- a CDS encoding DUF937 domain-containing protein yields MSIFQQILSAIDNPEQEANTNQLSSIFDTVQQLSGNYQANPSAVQSAMSIVGNYTKSALQQQRRQGGTAQVNQLIERFGGTQASPQVLSTLFGSSQLQEMILQISRRTGLNSQTIQAMLPILVPLVLNFLRTGNNKRNVQGSNPVLNSFLDSDGDGDVDLNDMMNMASRHLGR; encoded by the coding sequence ATGAGTATTTTTCAGCAAATTTTAAGTGCGATCGACAACCCCGAACAAGAAGCCAACACTAATCAACTAAGTTCAATCTTCGATACGGTACAGCAGTTAAGCGGAAATTATCAGGCGAATCCTAGCGCGGTACAGTCAGCAATGTCCATCGTGGGCAACTATACCAAATCGGCATTACAACAACAGCGTCGTCAAGGTGGTACGGCTCAGGTAAATCAGCTGATCGAACGGTTTGGTGGTACTCAGGCTAGCCCTCAAGTTTTATCTACTTTGTTTGGTAGTTCTCAGCTACAGGAGATGATTCTGCAAATTAGCCGTCGCACTGGTTTAAATTCTCAGACAATTCAGGCAATGCTGCCCATTTTAGTTCCTTTGGTCTTAAATTTCCTAAGAACAGGTAACAACAAAAGAAATGTACAGGGGAGTAATCCTGTTTTAAATAGCTTTTTGGATTCTGACGGTGATGGTGATGTCGATTTAAACGACATGATGAACATGGCATCCCGCCATCTTGGTCGTTAG
- a CDS encoding DUF3598 family protein, producing MPTLPRSRKYMLAQWDCFLKNLGQWHGSFTRFSPQGEETVDTPTLVTLEGLNHNQNVHQVVRYLPPDEPTRDVVVDYDSLNRSILFFENGAFSQGSMQWGPYSTFGAEFGLIDNQVGDGSRRLRMVELYNTSSQLERVVLIREKLPDSKVPERPTLTLDSLLGTWQGDAITLYADLREPSRFTSHLQIEQKNSNYIKQSLSFGNQTISSSARIDGSKLLFDNSDLPTQIMLLPDGASCNCPLEVKLGHNFVLEMGWLLQPNLRQRIIRSYNEKGNWVSCTLVTERKFTSSE from the coding sequence TTGCCTACTTTACCTCGATCGCGGAAATATATGCTGGCACAATGGGATTGCTTTCTCAAAAATTTAGGTCAATGGCATGGCTCATTTACTCGTTTCTCGCCTCAAGGAGAAGAAACAGTCGATACTCCTACCTTAGTAACTCTTGAAGGACTTAACCACAATCAAAACGTTCATCAGGTAGTTCGTTATCTACCACCAGATGAGCCTACTCGCGATGTAGTGGTGGACTATGATTCGCTTAACCGCAGCATCTTATTTTTTGAGAACGGTGCTTTTTCTCAAGGAAGTATGCAGTGGGGCCCTTATAGTACCTTTGGTGCTGAATTTGGCTTAATTGATAATCAGGTTGGCGATGGTTCTCGTAGACTAAGGATGGTGGAACTTTATAACACTTCTTCTCAACTAGAAAGGGTAGTGCTAATCAGAGAAAAATTACCTGATAGTAAAGTGCCAGAAAGACCAACCTTAACCTTAGATAGCCTATTAGGAACATGGCAGGGAGATGCGATTACTTTATATGCAGATCTTAGAGAGCCAAGCAGGTTTACTAGCCATCTACAGATTGAACAAAAAAATAGTAACTATATTAAGCAAAGCTTATCCTTTGGCAATCAAACTATCAGCTCTAGTGCCAGAATAGACGGCAGCAAATTATTGTTTGACAACAGTGATTTACCAACTCAAATTATGTTGCTTCCTGACGGTGCATCCTGCAACTGCCCTCTGGAGGTTAAGCTAGGTCACAATTTTGTTTTAGAAATGGGCTGGCTGCTTCAACCTAACCTCAGGCAGAGAATTATCCGCAGCTATAACGAAAAAGGTAACTGGGTTAGCTGTACTTTAGTGACCGAACGGAAATTCACGAGTAGCGAGTAG